The Deinococcus aquaticus genomic interval GCCGTACCTGGGGCCGATCATCGGGGCGCTCCCGGCCATCCTGCTGGCGCTGACCCTGCCCGGCGCGCTGCTGAAAATCCTGCTGGTGGTGGGCATCTTCGTGCTGGCCAACCAGATCGAAGGCAACTTCCTGAGCCCCTACATTCTCTCCAAGACGACCGACCTGCACCCGGTCACGGTCCTGGTCGCCATTCTGGTGGGAGTCAGTCTGCTGGGCTTCGTGGGGGCGCTGCTGGCCGTGCCGACCGTGGCACTGGGCAAACTGCTGATGCAGAAGTACTACTACACCAGCCGCATCTACAACGAAGGGCCATAGAGAGGACCGGCCTGCCGCACAGCAGCAGGGCCAGGAGATGCATGTCCTGGCCCTGCAGCCATTCCCACCTACCGCAAGCAACCGGCTCGGGAGCCTAGCCCTCACGCCGCCGGGCAGCCTGGGCTGATACGGATTCCGTCTGTTTCGTTGGCAACTCGGTGCTGTGCCGAGTTGCCAACTCCACGTCCGGAACCCGCTTTACTCCCACTCGCATCCGCTCGGATGGAACGGTTTTTGCAAACCATTCCATCGGAGTCCGTATGACAACACAAAACCCCGCCACTGGGGCGGGGTTTCGCTCGAATCGTCCGTGGATCAGACGAGTTCGATCAGGGCCATGGTGACGCCGTCACCGCGGCGGGTGCCGACGCGCAGGATGCGGGTGTAGCCACCGGGACGCTCGGCGTACTTGGGGGCCACTTCGTCCATGACTTTACGCAGAACGTCGTTGTCGTGGATGTCGCGGGCGACCAGACGGCGGGCGTGCAGGTCGCCGCCCTTGGCGGTGGTGATCAGTTTCTCGACGTAGGGGCGAAGCTCCTTGGCCTTGGTGAGGGTCGTCTGGATGCGACCTTCACGCAGCAGTGCCGTCGCCTGGGCGCGGGCCAGGGCGGTGCGGCTACTGCTGTTGCGGTTGAGCTTGCGACCGGATTTACCGTGACGCATGGTGTATCTCCTTTGGGGTCAGTCGGCTCAGTCGCGCAGGGCGAGGCCGAACTGGGCGAGTTGCTGCTTGATTTCGTCCAGGCTGCGCTCGCCGATACCGGGGACCTTTTTCAGGTCGCGGTCGGAGAGGGCGCACAGGGCGTCCACGCTGTCGATGCCTTCTTCCTTGAGGGAGTGCAGCACGCGGGTGGTGAGACCCAGACCTTCGAGGGTCACGCGGGGTGACTCCATCTCGGCGGGGTAATCGCCGGGGTTCAGGTTCAGCGAGGAGGTCTGGGGGGGCAGGTCGTACACGTTGGGCGCTGCGGGAGCGGGCGTGTAGACGGGCTGCTGGTACTCGGGCGTCACGGCCGGGAGGGCCTCGACGTTGCCGAACACCGTGAGTTCGTCACGGAGGATTTCCACGGCCTTGTCCAGCGTGTCCTGGGGTCCGACGCTACCGTCGGTCCAGACGCGCAGAATCAGGCGGTCCAGGTCGGTCTGCTGACCGACGCGGGTGTTTTCCACGTGGTACGCCACGCGGCGCACCGGGGAGAACACGGCGTCCACCGGGATCGAGTTGATGCGGTCCTTGGTGGCGTGCTTGTCGGCGGGAACGTAACCTTCGCCTTCCTCGACGCGCACTTCCATGACCAGTTTGCCGTCCTCTGCGAGGTTGGCAATCACCAGGTCAGGGTTGACGATTTCAGCGTCGCTGGGGACCTCGAAGGCGCTGGCCCGCACGACCCCTTCGCCCTGCGCACGCAGGGTGAGGGTCTTGGGGCCGCTCGCGTGGAATTTCACGACGAGCTCCTTGAGGTTCAGGATCATCTGAATCACGTCTTCCTTAACGCCAGGAATCGTGGAGAACTCGTGCAGGACGTCCTCGATGTACACGCTGGTGACAGCGGTACCGGGGATCGAGGACATCAGGATGCGCCGGATGGGGTTCCCGATGGTGACGCCGTAACCGCGCGTGAGCGGTTCCAGGACGAACTCGCCGTAATCGCCGTCCACGCGGGCCTTGAGTTGAGGGCGCTTTTGATCCACTGGGGCCTCCTGATTTAGCGCGAGTAGTACTCGATGATGAAGTTCTCGTTGATCGGCAGGGCGAGGTCTTCACGCGCGGGGAGGCGGGAGAAGGTGCCCTTGAAGTTCTCGGCGTCCAGTTCGACCCAGGGGCTCACGCGGCGGCGCTTCTGCGCTTCCATGTTTTCCTGGATGAAGCCGATCTTGCGGCCGAGTTCGGAGACGGTGATCTCGTCACCGATCTTGACGCGGTAGCTGGCGATGTCGACCTTCTTGCCGTTGACCATGATGTGACCGTGGCCGACGAACTGACGGGCCTGCCGGCGGGTGCTGGCGAAGCCCATACGGAAGACGACGTTGTCCAGGCGGCGTTCGAGCAGCTGCAGGAACACGGTGCCGGTCACGCCGGGAACGTTGGCCGCTTCCTCGAAGAGGTTACGGAACTGTTTCTCGCCCATGCCGTACAGGCGGGCGAGTTTCTGCTTTTCACGCAGTCGGACGCTGTAGTCGCTGGGGCGACCACGGCCACGGCGCTGGCCGTGCTGGCCGGGCGCGTAGGGACGGCGGTCCAGATACTTCTGGACTTTTTCAGTCTCCGCGAGGTTGATGCCTTCGCGGCGGCTCTGTTTGGTGATGGAACCACGGAAACGACCCATGTCTTAACTCTCCTTGCGGCGCTACTTCTGTGAAGTGCAGCCGGGTCTGCGGCCCTCTGTTGCCCGCCTCCGTTGCCTGTGGTGAGGCTTACGTCACCGTGAGGTGAGCGGTGGAAGCGGGGCAGGTGGGCGCGCGCGTGCGCTTTAGGCGCGGAACTTCTTCTTGGGGCGGCAGCCGTTGTGGGGCACGGGGGTGTCATCCATGATGGACTTCACTTCGATCCCGCTGGCCTGGATGGCGCGGATAGCCTGCTCGCGGCCGGAGCCGCTGCCGCGCACGATCACGTCGACGATGTTCATGCCGAAGGTCTGCTGCGCTTTCTTCACCGCGTCGGCGGCGGCCAGCTGGGCAGCGTAGGGCGTGCCCTTCTTGCTGCCTTTGTAGCCGATCGTGCCGCCACTGCTCCAGGCAACGCTGTTGCCGTCAAGGTCAGTGATGGTGACGATGGTGTTGTTGTAGCTGGCGTGCACGTACGCGCGGCCAGCGCTGATGTTGCGCCGGGCGCGGCGCGGGGTCTTGCCTTTGGTGGATTTCGCCATGGCTTACTTCCTCGTCGCTTTCTTCTTACCGGCGACGGTCTTGCGCGGCCCCTTGCGGGTACGGGCGTTCGTCTTGGTGCGCTGGCCGCGCACGGGCAGGCCGCGGCGGTGACGCAGGCCACGGTAGGCACCGATGTCCATCAGACGCTTGATGTTCTGACCGACTTCGTTGCGGAGGTCACCTTCGACCTTGTAGGTCTTCTCGATGGCTTCACGCAGGGTGCTCTGCTCCGCTTCGCTGAGGGTCTTGACGCGGGTGTCCGGGTTGATGCCGGTGGTCGCCAGGATTTCCTTGGAGCGGGTCAGGCCAATGCCGTAGATGTAGGTGAGCGCGATTTCGACGCGCTTTTCGCGGG includes:
- the rpsD gene encoding 30S ribosomal protein S4, which translates into the protein MGRFRGSITKQSRREGINLAETEKVQKYLDRRPYAPGQHGQRRGRGRPSDYSVRLREKQKLARLYGMGEKQFRNLFEEAANVPGVTGTVFLQLLERRLDNVVFRMGFASTRRQARQFVGHGHIMVNGKKVDIASYRVKIGDEITVSELGRKIGFIQENMEAQKRRRVSPWVELDAENFKGTFSRLPAREDLALPINENFIIEYYSR
- a CDS encoding DNA-directed RNA polymerase subunit alpha, giving the protein MDQKRPQLKARVDGDYGEFVLEPLTRGYGVTIGNPIRRILMSSIPGTAVTSVYIEDVLHEFSTIPGVKEDVIQMILNLKELVVKFHASGPKTLTLRAQGEGVVRASAFEVPSDAEIVNPDLVIANLAEDGKLVMEVRVEEGEGYVPADKHATKDRINSIPVDAVFSPVRRVAYHVENTRVGQQTDLDRLILRVWTDGSVGPQDTLDKAVEILRDELTVFGNVEALPAVTPEYQQPVYTPAPAAPNVYDLPPQTSSLNLNPGDYPAEMESPRVTLEGLGLTTRVLHSLKEEGIDSVDALCALSDRDLKKVPGIGERSLDEIKQQLAQFGLALRD
- the rpsK gene encoding 30S ribosomal protein S11, with the translated sequence MAKSTKGKTPRRARRNISAGRAYVHASYNNTIVTITDLDGNSVAWSSGGTIGYKGSKKGTPYAAQLAAADAVKKAQQTFGMNIVDVIVRGSGSGREQAIRAIQASGIEVKSIMDDTPVPHNGCRPKKKFRA
- the rplQ gene encoding 50S ribosomal protein L17, whose amino-acid sequence is MRHGKSGRKLNRNSSSRTALARAQATALLREGRIQTTLTKAKELRPYVEKLITTAKGGDLHARRLVARDIHDNDVLRKVMDEVAPKYAERPGGYTRILRVGTRRGDGVTMALIELV
- the rpsM gene encoding 30S ribosomal protein S13 is translated as MARIAGVDLPREKRVEIALTYIYGIGLTRSKEILATTGINPDTRVKTLSEAEQSTLREAIEKTYKVEGDLRNEVGQNIKRLMDIGAYRGLRHRRGLPVRGQRTKTNARTRKGPRKTVAGKKKATRK